The Pseudopipra pipra isolate bDixPip1 chromosome 6, bDixPip1.hap1, whole genome shotgun sequence genome includes a region encoding these proteins:
- the TNKS1BP1 gene encoding 182 kDa tankyrase-1-binding protein isoform X1, translating to MASQPQPLRPAVPCAAPTSTGGAGLAGSPDKGTARPKPPVRPKPRVLPKPAVPAKPPVPPPVPGPRHPRPELPSAEKMNRLAGPQPYSGGGTGGPLRRPSFTVRSPETPNGKGLPSPPVAAAEEEVPPAPPTPSRKGPAPFKVTPVPVAARPERFPGTTVEEILAKMDSREGPGSPDRAWLSPFCPDPSSRFGSKTFAAFRRRPSGEADGDPPGEAPHAPRPAAGELGMGDDGHSVAETSGSPPAGPRCAGDPRGHRRPPSPPDLSSLQLGALGPPGSPRPPTSPTPAPGAPFQPPEPSAPAPGSPDAPAELLAPDSPTLPPGSPRSPTQPPAEAPAPSIQAPGAPSATKPHVGTSRSPGSPHTPGEGSPDTASPPGTPELPPRVTCPPGSPEAAAEYLGRPSPPLAKASRPPGSPEGPDDSAVSPQSCQGPDFSSPPRDVGLRRSSEGVLQSPPTGQGLGELGGSLSALPRPRDPLSEPSLGSESGWSLSQSFEWTFPSRGTRLSAFPPRSPIRETPDSGLSEEGESDGEAAAHSPPEDSGSEGPDSCRAEGAPCPGGPVAQREAEGLTEEEEEEGEVERGTPGSQSPLRVTEPGWHPAEPEPPTQPSITTAAPLDPAPPDPAPLADLAWAGDSPKDLQGPGGPGQAEGPPQGPDPHADPGWLTELLASPGAHTTGHGSPEGLLGWSRKDLCSEFGIGHPRRAGTFDWSCPAVSRERDWPAETEQDQEFRAKSGWDSSRSDSAGARPDGHFSIAREGWSSDYRGTELMADTKLGGSDWSQSLGAGESCLRDPDFGSSTAKWGPGYGLGRASSTEELDSGQPTWAGRYGTGDTEMKDRELTPDWASKYSSRDARSKDEDFTLGWAGRSSTGDTGSPDKELSPSQPSWNSRYSTRDMESQDREFSPSRPAWTGEYKDTQSQDREFSPSRLAEGSECSTGSVESQDREFSPSRAAWDNRYSTQDMESQDREFSPSRPAWTGEIRDMESQDREFSPRRPAWAGEYREMESQDQEFNPSRLTWDNRSSSRDTESQDREFSPSRLAEASECTTGDLETQDGEFSPSGAAWSDRSSTSNMETQDSGFTPSRATWDDGHGAGDMETRHGELFSPSRVAWGDRSSTRDVEAQDREFSPSGAARDREHGSVLPMEEGQELIPGRLSWSSEGSVGQARHVGVSEEDVPGSLCPDLLAQEPTWGSAHQQEHGSSSSRDWAEELGGGDCHNQFGAIGTERVPDPCSSGASDGAMSRGLQSLAGWHRDISLDTDDARWSQDLEHWSMELQDTEAKRQEWASAFGARCAARSRDLGTGERSLGGDTGTEDSRSLRLSAPSPPMGDAPADPPALETPRAELLSPTEEERDLPEHAAALQSPGASSLLLEAASGIPVDTGIEEPTSDHPDGESPPGWGEQRLSLGTPQPEGPMEQGQEFPFLEDTELLDSSVFRSKASLGRKRRHRAPALRPTAPEGDSWIFRDSTEPRPAPAASSDEEVAEEPRSRRVRGSPLGRGVKVPLFPGLSASAIKAKLRGRNRSAEEGTSSGDSKGTSSKDPHVQRSKSCKIPGVSGKPPALPPKPEKSSGSEASPPHWLQALKLKRKKP from the exons ATGGCCTCCCAGCCGCAGCCCCTGCGCCCCGCCGTGCCCTGCGCCGCCCCCACCAGCACTGGGGGGGCCGGTCTGGCTGGCAGCCCCGACAAAG GCACCGCGCGCCCCAAGCCGCCGGTGCGGCCCAAGCCCCGCGTGCTGCCCAAGCCGGCCGTGCCCGCCAAGCCCCCAGTGCCGCCCCCTGTGCCGGGCCCACGGCACCCCCGGCCCGAGCTGCCCTCGGCCGAGAAGATGAACCGCCTGGCTGGGCCACAGCCCTACAGCGGGGGTGGCACGGGGGGGCCCCTCCGCCGCCCCTCCTTCACTGTCAGGTCACCCGAGACCCCCAACGGGAAGGGGCTCCCGTCCCCCCCTGTGGCAGCCGCCGAGGAGGAGGTGCCCCCTGCCCCGCCGACCCCCTCGCGCAAGGGCCCCGCGCCCTTCAAGGTGACGCCGGTGCCGGTGGCTGCCAGGCCGGAGCGCTTCCCAGGCACCACTGTGGAGGAGATCCTGGCCAAGATGGACAGCAGGGAGGGTCCGGGCAGCCCAGACAGGGCCTGGCTCTCGCCCTTCTGTCCCGACCCCTCCTCCCGCTTCGGCTCCAAGACCTTCGCCGCCTTCCGGAGGCGTCCCAGCGGGGAGGCGGATGGAGACCCCCCTGGTGAAGCCCCACACGCACCCCGACCTGCGGCGGGCgagctgggaatgggggatGACGGACACTCCGTGGCTGAGACGAG CGGCTCCCCCCCAGCTGGGCCAcgctgtgctggggacccccgTGGACACCGGAGGCCACCGTCCCCTCCTGAT CTCTCCTCTCTCCAACTGGGGGCCCTCGGACCCCCGGGCTCCCCACGGCCCCCCACCTCCCCGACCCCGGCCCCAGGAGCTCCCTTCCAGCCTCCCGAGccttctgccccagctcccGGCTCTCCCGATGCCCCCGCTGAGCTCCTGGCCCCCGACTCCCCCACACTACCCCCTGGCTCCCCCAGATCCCCCACTCAGCCTCCAGCCGAGGCCCCTGCCCCCTCCATCCAGGCCCCAGGCgctccctcagccaccaaaCCCCATGTCGGCACCTCCCgctcccctggctccccccaCACTCCCGGGGAGGGTTCCCCTGACACTGCCAGCCCCCCTGGCACTCCCGAACTGCCCCCCCGAGTCACCTGCCCCCCTGGCTCTCCTGAGGCTGCTGCCGAGTACCTGGGCCGCCCCAGCCCACCCCTTGCCAAAGCCTCTCGTCCCCCAGGCTCCCCAGAGGGACCCGATGACTCCGCAGTGTCCCCACAGTCCTGCCAGGGTCCCGATTTCAGCTCCCCTCCCCGGGACGTGGGACTGCGGCGCTCCTCAGAGGGAGTGCTGCAGTCCCCACCCACGGGGCAGggcctgggggagctggggggttcACTGAGTGCCCTGCCCCGGCCCAGAGACCCCCTGTCTgagccctccctgggcagtgagTCCGGCTGGAGCCTTTCCCAGTCCTTCGAGTGGACGTTCCCGTCGCGGGGGACACGCTTGTCGGCCttccccccccgctcccccatCCGGGAGACGCCTGACTCGGGGCTCTCTGAAGAGGGAGAGTCGGATGGGGAGGCTGCAGCCCACAGCCCCCCGGAGGACAGCGGTTCTGAAGGGCCTgacagctgcagggcagagggggctCCATGCCCAGGGGGTCCCGTAGCCCAGCGAGAGGCTGAGGGCTTgacggaggaggaggaggaggaaggggaggtaGAGCGAGGCACCCCTGGGTCCCAGTCCCCACTTCGTGTGACAGAGCCTGGCTGGCACCCAGCTGAGCCTGAGccccccacccagcccagcaTCACCACAGCTGCACCCCTGGATCCAGCCCCCCCAGATCCAGCCCCTCTGGCTGACTTGGCCTGGGCAGGCGACAGCCCCAAAGAcctgcagggccctggggggcCAGGCCAGGCCGAAGGACCCCCACAGGGCCCCGACCCCCACGCCGACCCAGGCTGGCTGACGGAGCTGCTGGCGTCACCTGGGGCCCACACCACAGGGCACGGCTCGCCAGAG gGCCTACTGGGCTGGTCGCGGAAGGACCTATGCAGTGAGTTTGGCATTGGCCACCCCCGCCGGGCCGGCACCTTTGACTGGAGCTGCCCAGCTGTGTCCAGGGAGAGAGACTGGCCTGCTGAGACCGAGCAGGACCAGGAATTCAGGGCCAAATCCGGCTGGGACAGCAGCCGCAGCGACAGTGCTGGGGCCAGGCCGGATGGGCACTTCAGCATCGCCCGGGAGGGCTGGAGCAGTGACTACAGAGGGACGGAGCTGATGGCAGACACCAAACTGGGCGGCAGTGACTGGTCCCAGTCCCTCGGTGCTGGGGAGAGCTGCCTGCGGGATCCAGActttggcagcagcacagccaagtGGGGCCCGGGCTATGGCCTGGgccgtgccagcagcacagaggagctTGACTCCGGGCAGCCCACCTGGGCGGGCAGGTATGGCACCGGTGACACGGAGATGAAGGACAGGGAGCTCACCCCGGACTGGGCCAGTAAATACAGCAGCCGGGATGCCAGGAGCAAGGATGAGGATTTTacgctgggctgggctggccgatccagcactggggacactgggagcccAGACAAGGAACTCAGCCCCAGCCAACCGTCCTGGAACAGCAGGTACAGCACCCGGGACATGGAGAGCCAGGACCGGGAGTTCAGTCCCAGCCGGCCAGCCTGGACTGGGGAATACAAGGACACACAAAGCCAGGACAGGGAGTTCAGCCCCAGCCGGCTGGCTGAAGGCAGCGAGTGCAGCACTGGCAGTGTGGAGAGCCAGGACCGGGAattcagccccagcagagcGGCCTGGGATAACAGGTACAGCACTCAGGACATGGAGAGCCAGGACCGTGAGTTCAGCCCCAGCCGGCCGGCCTGGACTGGTGAAATCAGGGACATGGAAAGCCAGGACAGGGAGTTCAGCCCCAGGAGGCCGGCCTGGGCTGGTGAATACAGGGAGATGGAAAGCCAGGATCAGGAGTTCAACCCCAGCAGGCTGACCTGGGATAACAGatccagcagcagggacacgGAGAGCCAGGACCGGGAGTTCAGCCCCAGCCGGCTGGCTGAAGCCAGCGAGTGCACCACCGGGGACCTGGAGACCCAGGATGGGGAGTTCAGCCCCAGCGGAGCAGCCTGGAGTGACAGATCCAGCACCAGCAACATGGAGACCCAGGACAGTGGATTCACTCCCAGCAGAGCAACCTGGGATGATGGGCACGGCGCTGGGGACATGGAGACCCGGCACGGGGAGTtgttcagccccagcagagtGGCCTGGGGTGACAGGTCCAGCACCAGGGATGTGGAGGCCCAGGACAGGGAGTTCAGCCCCAGTGGAGCAGCCCGGGATAGGGAGCACGGCTCTGTGCTCCCCATggaggaagggcaggagctGATCCCAGGCCGGCTGAGCTGGTCCAGTGAGGGCAGTGTCGGCCAGGCCAGGCATGTTGGGGTCAGTGAGGAAGATGTGCctggctccctctgccctgaTCTCCTGGCCCAGGAGCCCACCTGGGGCAGTGCCCACCAGCAGGAGCatggcagctccagcagcagggactGGGCTGAGGAGCTTGGAGGAGGCGACTGCCACAACCAGTTTGGTGCCATTGGGACAGAGCGGGTGCCAGACCCCTGCAGCAGCGGAGCCTCGGATGGCGCCATGTCCAGGGGCCTGCAGTCCCTGgcaggctggcacagggatATCTCTCTGGACACGGACGATGCCCGCTGGAGCCAGGACCTGGAGCACTGGAgcatggagctgcaggacacCGAGGCCAAGCGCCAGGAGTGGGCGAGTGCCTTCGGTGCCCGTTGTGCCGCCCGCAGCCGGGACCTCGGCACTGGGGAACGGAgcctgggaggggacacgggcACAGAGGACAG CAGGAGCCTCCGTCTTTCAGCCCCCAGCCCACCGATGGGTGATGCCCCAGCCGACCCCCCAGCTCTGGAGACCCCCCGGGCTGAGCTGCTCAGCCCCACTGAGGAGGAGAGGGACCTCCCCGAGCACGCcgctgccctgcagagccccggggcctcctctctgctgctggaggctgCCAGCGGGATCCCAGTGGACACAGGGATTGAGGAACCCACCTCGGACCACCCAGATGGGGagagccccccgggctggggggagcagcggctctccctgggcacccctCAGCCTGAGGGGCCcatggagcaggggcaggagttCCCCTTCCTGGAG GACACGGAGCTCCTGGACAGCAGCGTGTTCCGCAGCAAGGCCAGTCTGGGCCGCAAGCGCCGGCACCGGGCACCGGCCCTGCGTCCCACCGCCCCCGAGGGGGACAGCTGGATCTTCCGGGACTCCACCG AGCCCCGGCCAGCCCCAGCAGCGTCCTCCGACGAGGAGGTGGCGGAGGAGCCCCGGAGCCGGCGGGTGCGCGGCTCCCCCTTGGGCAGGGGGGTCAAGGTGCCCCTCTTCCCCGGCCTCAGCGCCTCCGCCATCAAG GCCAAGCTGAGGGGCCGCAACCGCTCGGCCGAGGAGGGGACATCATCGGGGGACAGCAAGGGGACCTCCTCCAAGGACCCCCACGTGCAGCGCTCCAAGTCCTGCAAGATCCCTGGTGTGAGTGGGAAacccccggcgctgccccccaAGCCGGAGAAATCGTCAGG ATCCGAGGCCTCCCCCCCACACTGGCTGCAGGCGCTGAAGCTGAAGAGGAAGAAGCCTTGA
- the TNKS1BP1 gene encoding 182 kDa tankyrase-1-binding protein isoform X2 → MASQPQPLRPAVPCAAPTSTGGAGLAGSPDKGTARPKPPVRPKPRVLPKPAVPAKPPVPPPVPGPRHPRPELPSAEKMNRLAGPQPYSGGGTGGPLRRPSFTVRSPETPNGKGLPSPPVAAAEEEVPPAPPTPSRKGPAPFKVTPVPVAARPERFPGTTVEEILAKMDSREGPGSPDRAWLSPFCPDPSSRFGSKTFAAFRRRPSGEADGDPPGEAPHAPRPAAGELGMGDDGHSVAETSGSPPAGPRCAGDPRGHRRPPSPPDLSSLQLGALGPPGSPRPPTSPTPAPGAPFQPPEPSAPAPGSPDAPAELLAPDSPTLPPGSPRSPTQPPAEAPAPSIQAPGAPSATKPHVGTSRSPGSPHTPGEGSPDTASPPGTPELPPRVTCPPGSPEAAAEYLGRPSPPLAKASRPPGSPEGPDDSAVSPQSCQGPDFSSPPRDVGLRRSSEGVLQSPPTGQGLGELGGSLSALPRPRDPLSEPSLGSESGWSLSQSFEWTFPSRGTRLSAFPPRSPIRETPDSGLSEEGESDGEAAAHSPPEDSGSEGPDSCRAEGAPCPGGPVAQREAEGLTEEEEEEGEVERGTPGSQSPLRVTEPGWHPAEPEPPTQPSITTAAPLDPAPPDPAPLADLAWAGDSPKDLQGPGGPGQAEGPPQGPDPHADPGWLTELLASPGAHTTGHGSPEGLLGWSRKDLCSEFGIGHPRRAGTFDWSCPAVSRERDWPAETEQDQEFRAKSGWDSSRSDSAGARPDGHFSIAREGWSSDYRGTELMADTKLGGSDWSQSLGAGESCLRDPDFGSSTAKWGPGYGLGRASSTEELDSGQPTWAGRYGTGDTEMKDRELTPDWASKYSSRDARSKDEDFTLGWAGRSSTGDTGSPDKELSPSQPSWNSRYSTRDMESQDREFSPSRPAWTGEYKDTQSQDREFSPSRLAEGSECSTGSVESQDREFSPSRAAWDNRYSTQDMESQDREFSPSRPAWTGEIRDMESQDREFSPRRPAWAGEYREMESQDQEFNPSRLTWDNRSSSRDTESQDREFSPSRLAEASECTTGDLETQDGEFSPSGAAWSDRSSTSNMETQDSGFTPSRATWDDGHGAGDMETRHGELFSPSRVAWGDRSSTRDVEAQDREFSPSGAARDREHGSVLPMEEGQELIPGRLSWSSEGSVGQARHVGVSEEDVPGSLCPDLLAQEPTWGSAHQQEHGSSSSRDWAEELGGGDCHNQFGAIGTERVPDPCSSGASDGAMSRGLQSLAGWHRDISLDTDDARWSQDLEHWSMELQDTEAKRQEWASAFGARCAARSRDLGTGERSLGGDTGTEDRSLRLSAPSPPMGDAPADPPALETPRAELLSPTEEERDLPEHAAALQSPGASSLLLEAASGIPVDTGIEEPTSDHPDGESPPGWGEQRLSLGTPQPEGPMEQGQEFPFLEDTELLDSSVFRSKASLGRKRRHRAPALRPTAPEGDSWIFRDSTEPRPAPAASSDEEVAEEPRSRRVRGSPLGRGVKVPLFPGLSASAIKAKLRGRNRSAEEGTSSGDSKGTSSKDPHVQRSKSCKIPGVSGKPPALPPKPEKSSGSEASPPHWLQALKLKRKKP, encoded by the exons ATGGCCTCCCAGCCGCAGCCCCTGCGCCCCGCCGTGCCCTGCGCCGCCCCCACCAGCACTGGGGGGGCCGGTCTGGCTGGCAGCCCCGACAAAG GCACCGCGCGCCCCAAGCCGCCGGTGCGGCCCAAGCCCCGCGTGCTGCCCAAGCCGGCCGTGCCCGCCAAGCCCCCAGTGCCGCCCCCTGTGCCGGGCCCACGGCACCCCCGGCCCGAGCTGCCCTCGGCCGAGAAGATGAACCGCCTGGCTGGGCCACAGCCCTACAGCGGGGGTGGCACGGGGGGGCCCCTCCGCCGCCCCTCCTTCACTGTCAGGTCACCCGAGACCCCCAACGGGAAGGGGCTCCCGTCCCCCCCTGTGGCAGCCGCCGAGGAGGAGGTGCCCCCTGCCCCGCCGACCCCCTCGCGCAAGGGCCCCGCGCCCTTCAAGGTGACGCCGGTGCCGGTGGCTGCCAGGCCGGAGCGCTTCCCAGGCACCACTGTGGAGGAGATCCTGGCCAAGATGGACAGCAGGGAGGGTCCGGGCAGCCCAGACAGGGCCTGGCTCTCGCCCTTCTGTCCCGACCCCTCCTCCCGCTTCGGCTCCAAGACCTTCGCCGCCTTCCGGAGGCGTCCCAGCGGGGAGGCGGATGGAGACCCCCCTGGTGAAGCCCCACACGCACCCCGACCTGCGGCGGGCgagctgggaatgggggatGACGGACACTCCGTGGCTGAGACGAG CGGCTCCCCCCCAGCTGGGCCAcgctgtgctggggacccccgTGGACACCGGAGGCCACCGTCCCCTCCTGAT CTCTCCTCTCTCCAACTGGGGGCCCTCGGACCCCCGGGCTCCCCACGGCCCCCCACCTCCCCGACCCCGGCCCCAGGAGCTCCCTTCCAGCCTCCCGAGccttctgccccagctcccGGCTCTCCCGATGCCCCCGCTGAGCTCCTGGCCCCCGACTCCCCCACACTACCCCCTGGCTCCCCCAGATCCCCCACTCAGCCTCCAGCCGAGGCCCCTGCCCCCTCCATCCAGGCCCCAGGCgctccctcagccaccaaaCCCCATGTCGGCACCTCCCgctcccctggctccccccaCACTCCCGGGGAGGGTTCCCCTGACACTGCCAGCCCCCCTGGCACTCCCGAACTGCCCCCCCGAGTCACCTGCCCCCCTGGCTCTCCTGAGGCTGCTGCCGAGTACCTGGGCCGCCCCAGCCCACCCCTTGCCAAAGCCTCTCGTCCCCCAGGCTCCCCAGAGGGACCCGATGACTCCGCAGTGTCCCCACAGTCCTGCCAGGGTCCCGATTTCAGCTCCCCTCCCCGGGACGTGGGACTGCGGCGCTCCTCAGAGGGAGTGCTGCAGTCCCCACCCACGGGGCAGggcctgggggagctggggggttcACTGAGTGCCCTGCCCCGGCCCAGAGACCCCCTGTCTgagccctccctgggcagtgagTCCGGCTGGAGCCTTTCCCAGTCCTTCGAGTGGACGTTCCCGTCGCGGGGGACACGCTTGTCGGCCttccccccccgctcccccatCCGGGAGACGCCTGACTCGGGGCTCTCTGAAGAGGGAGAGTCGGATGGGGAGGCTGCAGCCCACAGCCCCCCGGAGGACAGCGGTTCTGAAGGGCCTgacagctgcagggcagagggggctCCATGCCCAGGGGGTCCCGTAGCCCAGCGAGAGGCTGAGGGCTTgacggaggaggaggaggaggaaggggaggtaGAGCGAGGCACCCCTGGGTCCCAGTCCCCACTTCGTGTGACAGAGCCTGGCTGGCACCCAGCTGAGCCTGAGccccccacccagcccagcaTCACCACAGCTGCACCCCTGGATCCAGCCCCCCCAGATCCAGCCCCTCTGGCTGACTTGGCCTGGGCAGGCGACAGCCCCAAAGAcctgcagggccctggggggcCAGGCCAGGCCGAAGGACCCCCACAGGGCCCCGACCCCCACGCCGACCCAGGCTGGCTGACGGAGCTGCTGGCGTCACCTGGGGCCCACACCACAGGGCACGGCTCGCCAGAG gGCCTACTGGGCTGGTCGCGGAAGGACCTATGCAGTGAGTTTGGCATTGGCCACCCCCGCCGGGCCGGCACCTTTGACTGGAGCTGCCCAGCTGTGTCCAGGGAGAGAGACTGGCCTGCTGAGACCGAGCAGGACCAGGAATTCAGGGCCAAATCCGGCTGGGACAGCAGCCGCAGCGACAGTGCTGGGGCCAGGCCGGATGGGCACTTCAGCATCGCCCGGGAGGGCTGGAGCAGTGACTACAGAGGGACGGAGCTGATGGCAGACACCAAACTGGGCGGCAGTGACTGGTCCCAGTCCCTCGGTGCTGGGGAGAGCTGCCTGCGGGATCCAGActttggcagcagcacagccaagtGGGGCCCGGGCTATGGCCTGGgccgtgccagcagcacagaggagctTGACTCCGGGCAGCCCACCTGGGCGGGCAGGTATGGCACCGGTGACACGGAGATGAAGGACAGGGAGCTCACCCCGGACTGGGCCAGTAAATACAGCAGCCGGGATGCCAGGAGCAAGGATGAGGATTTTacgctgggctgggctggccgatccagcactggggacactgggagcccAGACAAGGAACTCAGCCCCAGCCAACCGTCCTGGAACAGCAGGTACAGCACCCGGGACATGGAGAGCCAGGACCGGGAGTTCAGTCCCAGCCGGCCAGCCTGGACTGGGGAATACAAGGACACACAAAGCCAGGACAGGGAGTTCAGCCCCAGCCGGCTGGCTGAAGGCAGCGAGTGCAGCACTGGCAGTGTGGAGAGCCAGGACCGGGAattcagccccagcagagcGGCCTGGGATAACAGGTACAGCACTCAGGACATGGAGAGCCAGGACCGTGAGTTCAGCCCCAGCCGGCCGGCCTGGACTGGTGAAATCAGGGACATGGAAAGCCAGGACAGGGAGTTCAGCCCCAGGAGGCCGGCCTGGGCTGGTGAATACAGGGAGATGGAAAGCCAGGATCAGGAGTTCAACCCCAGCAGGCTGACCTGGGATAACAGatccagcagcagggacacgGAGAGCCAGGACCGGGAGTTCAGCCCCAGCCGGCTGGCTGAAGCCAGCGAGTGCACCACCGGGGACCTGGAGACCCAGGATGGGGAGTTCAGCCCCAGCGGAGCAGCCTGGAGTGACAGATCCAGCACCAGCAACATGGAGACCCAGGACAGTGGATTCACTCCCAGCAGAGCAACCTGGGATGATGGGCACGGCGCTGGGGACATGGAGACCCGGCACGGGGAGTtgttcagccccagcagagtGGCCTGGGGTGACAGGTCCAGCACCAGGGATGTGGAGGCCCAGGACAGGGAGTTCAGCCCCAGTGGAGCAGCCCGGGATAGGGAGCACGGCTCTGTGCTCCCCATggaggaagggcaggagctGATCCCAGGCCGGCTGAGCTGGTCCAGTGAGGGCAGTGTCGGCCAGGCCAGGCATGTTGGGGTCAGTGAGGAAGATGTGCctggctccctctgccctgaTCTCCTGGCCCAGGAGCCCACCTGGGGCAGTGCCCACCAGCAGGAGCatggcagctccagcagcagggactGGGCTGAGGAGCTTGGAGGAGGCGACTGCCACAACCAGTTTGGTGCCATTGGGACAGAGCGGGTGCCAGACCCCTGCAGCAGCGGAGCCTCGGATGGCGCCATGTCCAGGGGCCTGCAGTCCCTGgcaggctggcacagggatATCTCTCTGGACACGGACGATGCCCGCTGGAGCCAGGACCTGGAGCACTGGAgcatggagctgcaggacacCGAGGCCAAGCGCCAGGAGTGGGCGAGTGCCTTCGGTGCCCGTTGTGCCGCCCGCAGCCGGGACCTCGGCACTGGGGAACGGAgcctgggaggggacacgggcACAGAGGACAG GAGCCTCCGTCTTTCAGCCCCCAGCCCACCGATGGGTGATGCCCCAGCCGACCCCCCAGCTCTGGAGACCCCCCGGGCTGAGCTGCTCAGCCCCACTGAGGAGGAGAGGGACCTCCCCGAGCACGCcgctgccctgcagagccccggggcctcctctctgctgctggaggctgCCAGCGGGATCCCAGTGGACACAGGGATTGAGGAACCCACCTCGGACCACCCAGATGGGGagagccccccgggctggggggagcagcggctctccctgggcacccctCAGCCTGAGGGGCCcatggagcaggggcaggagttCCCCTTCCTGGAG GACACGGAGCTCCTGGACAGCAGCGTGTTCCGCAGCAAGGCCAGTCTGGGCCGCAAGCGCCGGCACCGGGCACCGGCCCTGCGTCCCACCGCCCCCGAGGGGGACAGCTGGATCTTCCGGGACTCCACCG AGCCCCGGCCAGCCCCAGCAGCGTCCTCCGACGAGGAGGTGGCGGAGGAGCCCCGGAGCCGGCGGGTGCGCGGCTCCCCCTTGGGCAGGGGGGTCAAGGTGCCCCTCTTCCCCGGCCTCAGCGCCTCCGCCATCAAG GCCAAGCTGAGGGGCCGCAACCGCTCGGCCGAGGAGGGGACATCATCGGGGGACAGCAAGGGGACCTCCTCCAAGGACCCCCACGTGCAGCGCTCCAAGTCCTGCAAGATCCCTGGTGTGAGTGGGAAacccccggcgctgccccccaAGCCGGAGAAATCGTCAGG ATCCGAGGCCTCCCCCCCACACTGGCTGCAGGCGCTGAAGCTGAAGAGGAAGAAGCCTTGA